In the genome of Devosia rhizoryzae, the window TCCCAAGCTGTTCATTGGCATCGAGCAAAGCGTGGGCCTCGCGGACTTCATCGAGCGCGAAGACGGCGTGGACGCGCGTGACTATTTTTCCGGACTCCAGTAATGGCCAGACCTCCTCCACCAGGGCTGTTGCGATACTGCCCTTGTAGGCGGAGCTGCGTGGTCGCAGCGTCGATCCGGTCAACGTCAGTCGGCGGCGAACAAGATCGCGGATGTTGACTTCTGCAGTCTCGCCCTGATGGCTGGCGATGAAGACAATACGGCCATCCATTGCCATGAGATCAAGCTGCTGCTGGACATAAGGCCCAGCCTGGGCGTCAAGCGCGACGTCGAGGCAGTGTTCGCCGGCATGCGCCCGGATGGCGCTTGCCCAATCCTCGCGATAGTCGAATACCGCATCGGCACCCAATTCGAGACACGCTGCGCGTTTCTCGGCACTGCTGGCGGTAGCGAAGACGCGGGCGTTGCGGAGCAGCTTCGCCATCTGAATGCCCGCCATGCCGACGCCGCTTGTGCCGCCCTGCACCAGCAGCGTTTCGCCCTCGCCCAGTCGCCCCAGCCAGATGATGTTGTTCCAGGCGGTGAAGAACGCTTCGGGCAGGGACGCCGCTTCAATAAAACTCAAGCCGGCCGGGACCGGCATGCATTGGATCGCGGGGACGACGAGAAAATCTGCGTAGGCACCGCCATTGGCGAGGGCGCAGACCGCGTCCCCGACCCTAGGCCTCGCGACACCTTCGCCGACCGCAACAACTCTTCCCGCAGCATCTAGGCCTGGAACATCGGTTACGCCTGGCGGCGGTGGATAAAGCCCACGCCGCTGCTGGATATCAGGACGATTGACGCTTGCCGCGAGCACCTGCACCAGCACCTCTCCTGGTCCCGGCTGAGGCAGCAGACGTTCTACAATCTCGAGAACCTCAGGGCCACCTGCCCTCATTATCTCGACGACACGCATTGCCATATCCTCTGCTGCTGCGGCCGTCCGGTTCCATCTTTTGCACCCAGGCAAATCCGCTTTTGATCTACCTGCGCCATAGGATGCAGCGTTTCAACAGACGAAACTTGAACCCTTGCGGGTGTGAATTGGCACTGCCCCTAAGCGGCGTAGATCCGTACATTAGCGAGCACCTGTTCTGTCCTGATCGCCCGACTGGCTCAGCCAACATTTTTTAAGCCAAGCCGCCGGCTGAAGTCATCGGCAACGATACGCTCGACCTATCGCCCATCTCCGGCAGTATAGGAACCACGTAATTATAAGATTGACCGGGATTCCTAGGAAAATGGAGGTTCTCTTGAAGACATCGCCATCAAAACAGACAATATTGTAGCTGCCCATACTTGAAGTTTTTCACGCATAATGGCTACCTGACCTGATTGATGTTCTGCCTACCAAATTAGACGACGGATCGCCACTGTTGTCGGCGCTCTCTTTTGATGTGTTTCGTAAAGCGGAATGTTGGTCGATGCCCCCATCAACTGGCGCGAGCACAGTTTTTGTGACTAAGACCGGTTCGCACCATTAATCCATACTCGGCAAGTTCACAAAAGGTGATCGTGGTTCCAACCACTGTGAAGTCTGCAACGCGCCCCATTCCGGCCGTTCGCAGCCGACTTCTAGCGTTCCAAAGGCGGACATCGTACAAATTCAAACGGAAGGCTAGCTCACCGACTGCAGGCTGTCAGTCCGCCTTTCACAGAAACAACTTACGACGAAGTCGCAGGAGCGCTTCAACAAAGTGCTCTTTCCTCTAGATCCTGATTTCTTTGCCGCTGCCTGTCAGGCGCATCAACAGGAAAAGTGAGGCCATAGTCAGAACAAGCAAGATGGTTGAGAGCGCTGCGGCCGTCCCCAATTGTCCGCGGATAACCTGGGCATAGATGCCGAGGGACAGGGTCTGGGTGGACGTATTGTAGAGAAACAGCGTGGTGCTGAGTTCGGTGATGATGGTGACCCAACTGAGCACGGCACCCGAGACGATGCCTGGCAGGAGCGCTGGAACGATGACCTGCCGCAGGGTGCGGAACTTGGATGCACCAAGGCTTACCGCCGCTTCCTCGATACTGGGACTGAACTGATACATCAGCGCTGTGGTAGAGCGCACCGAATAGGGCAACCGGCGAATGGCAAATGCCAGTACCATGACAGCAAATGTTCCGGTCAGCACCATTGGAGGTTGGCTAAATGCTGTGATCAGCGCGATGCCGATGATTAGTCCGGGCACGACATAGGGCACCATGGTCATGGTATCGAGTGCGCCAGTCAGCACGCCCTTGCGGCGAACCGTCAGGTAGGACACCAGAACGGCAATGATCACCAACAGAACCAGCGCCGTCAGTCCGATGCTGAAGGTGTTGGTGATGTAGCGGAAGATGTCGCGCTGGGCCGTGACATAGTTGCGGGTGGAAAAGCCTTCCACAAACTGCCCGTAAAGGGTGTTGCGGAACGAGCTGATGACCACCACCACGAGCGGGGCCAGTGCCAAGATTAGGAAGCCATAAACATAAGCGTAGACGCCCCACCCCTTCCAGCCGGAAAGCCGCGTGGATTCGATCGAGCGAATGGCGGTCATGGAAAAGGTGCGGCGATCGACAATGAACTTCTGGATCAAGAATACCGCGAGGGTCACGGCAATGACGATCACGGCAACGGCAGCAGCAAAGCTCCGGTCGACGCTGACCTCACCGACAAAAGAGCTATAGATCAGCACCGGTATGGTACGGAAACCTTGCCCGATCAACATCGGGGTGCCGAAATCGGCAAAGGCGCGAACGAAGACGAGGAGACTTCCGCCCAAAATGGTGGGCAGCAGCAGGGGCGTGATGACCATGATGGCGCGGCGCCAGCCAGTCATGCCCATGCTTTCGGCAGCTTCAAGCAAGGACACGTCAATCGTGCGCCAGGCACCCATGAGATAGGTAAAGATCAGCGGCACGAGCTGCAGGGTCAACACCAGAACGATGCCGGTGAAGCCGTAGATGCTGGGGACTTCAAGGCCCATATCCTTGAACCAGCGGGTGATGAGGCCATTGTTGCCGAGCAGCAGGATCCAGGAATAGGCACCGATAAAGGGCGGGGACATCATCGAGGCCAGGATCAGCACCTGAATGGCGCGATTGCCCGGAATGCGGAACATGGTCATGAAATAGGCGAGAGGAAAGGCGATCAGGATAGCGAGGACCGTTACACAAACCGTGACCATCAGGCTGTTGAGCAGCGTGCCGTAATAAAGGCGCGAGGAGAAAAACGTCGCAAACCCATCGAGCGAAAAACCATCGCCATTGGTGATGCTGGCAAAGAGCACGGTGAGAAGCGGCCATACGACCATAAAAAGATAGCCGCCGGTTAGCAGTAGTGCGACCGAGGTCCAGCCATCCAGTGTTTTGCCCCCGACCTTCAAACCGCTGCTCCCTTCATGATCGAGGCGCCGCTGGTGCCGTCGAAGAAAGTCAGCAGATCAGTATCTACGTCGAGGAAGACGTGTTCGCCAGGTTGCCACAAGGCAGCGCGGTGGGAAAATTCGAGAAATTCGATGATTTCGCCGGTTTCGATCCTGGCTCGCACCTGCGAATGGGAACCAAGGAAGGTCTCGTCGACGACTTCGGCGGCAAGGCCGGCATCGGCAGCCTTGACGGCTTCTGGACGCACTGAAATTTGCACGCGGCCCTTGGTTGCGGCTTCCACGAGGCTTGTGACATCAGTG includes:
- a CDS encoding ABC transporter permease, producing the protein MVVWPLLTVLFASITNGDGFSLDGFATFFSSRLYYGTLLNSLMVTVCVTVLAILIAFPLAYFMTMFRIPGNRAIQVLILASMMSPPFIGAYSWILLLGNNGLITRWFKDMGLEVPSIYGFTGIVLVLTLQLVPLIFTYLMGAWRTIDVSLLEAAESMGMTGWRRAIMVITPLLLPTILGGSLLVFVRAFADFGTPMLIGQGFRTIPVLIYSSFVGEVSVDRSFAAAVAVIVIAVTLAVFLIQKFIVDRRTFSMTAIRSIESTRLSGWKGWGVYAYVYGFLILALAPLVVVVISSFRNTLYGQFVEGFSTRNYVTAQRDIFRYITNTFSIGLTALVLLVIIAVLVSYLTVRRKGVLTGALDTMTMVPYVVPGLIIGIALITAFSQPPMVLTGTFAVMVLAFAIRRLPYSVRSTTALMYQFSPSIEEAAVSLGASKFRTLRQVIVPALLPGIVSGAVLSWVTIITELSTTLFLYNTSTQTLSLGIYAQVIRGQLGTAAALSTILLVLTMASLFLLMRLTGSGKEIRI
- a CDS encoding NAD(P)H-quinone oxidoreductase is translated as MRVVEIMRAGGPEVLEIVERLLPQPGPGEVLVQVLAASVNRPDIQQRRGLYPPPPGVTDVPGLDAAGRVVAVGEGVARPRVGDAVCALANGGAYADFLVVPAIQCMPVPAGLSFIEAASLPEAFFTAWNNIIWLGRLGEGETLLVQGGTSGVGMAGIQMAKLLRNARVFATASSAEKRAACLELGADAVFDYREDWASAIRAHAGEHCLDVALDAQAGPYVQQQLDLMAMDGRIVFIASHQGETAEVNIRDLVRRRLTLTGSTLRPRSSAYKGSIATALVEEVWPLLESGKIVTRVHAVFALDEVREAHALLDANEQLGKVVLVMDQAQAAERP